A DNA window from Streptomyces sp. B21-083 contains the following coding sequences:
- the bfr gene encoding bacterioferritin — MQGDPEVIEFLNEQLTAELTAINQYFLHAKMQENFGWTKLAKYTRHESIDEMKHAEILTDRILFLEGLPNYQRLFHVRVGQTLTEMFQADRQVEVEAIDRLKRGVEVMRAKGDITSANIFESILADEEHHIDYLDTQLELVEKLGEALYIAQLIEQPES, encoded by the coding sequence ATGCAGGGCGACCCCGAGGTCATCGAATTCCTCAACGAGCAGCTGACCGCCGAACTCACGGCGATCAACCAGTACTTCCTGCACGCGAAAATGCAGGAGAACTTCGGTTGGACGAAGCTCGCGAAGTACACGCGGCACGAGTCGATCGACGAGATGAAGCACGCGGAGATCCTCACCGACCGCATCCTGTTCCTGGAGGGCCTGCCGAACTACCAGCGGCTCTTCCATGTGCGGGTGGGACAGACCCTCACGGAGATGTTCCAGGCGGACCGACAGGTCGAGGTCGAGGCGATCGACCGCCTCAAGCGCGGGGTCGAGGTCATGCGCGCCAAGGGCGACATCACGTCAGCGAACATCTTCGAGTCGATCCTCGCGGACGAGGAGCACCACATCGACTACCTGGACACCCAGCTGGAGCTGGTGGAGAAGCTCGGTGAGGCGCTCTACATCGCGCAGCTGATCGAGCAGCCGGAGAGCTGA
- a CDS encoding (2Fe-2S)-binding protein has product MFVCNCFGVTEAQVKKHAADGACTPRQIASACKAGTDCGSCVRRIQALLGRGAYPTRGLVGEGAPVVAEQLDEAA; this is encoded by the coding sequence GTGTTCGTCTGCAACTGCTTCGGAGTGACCGAGGCGCAGGTCAAGAAGCATGCGGCGGACGGCGCCTGCACTCCCCGGCAGATAGCGTCGGCCTGTAAGGCGGGCACGGACTGCGGCTCGTGCGTACGACGTATCCAGGCGCTGCTGGGCAGGGGGGCCTACCCGACCCGTGGGCTCGTGGGTGAGGGCGCGCCGGTCGTGGCCGAACAGCTGGACGAGGCGGCCTGA
- a CDS encoding class II 3-deoxy-7-phosphoheptulonate synthase — MTVNAKTSASAGNTWRDLPAAQQPEYPDTEALRAVVAELESYPPLVFAGECDQLRARMAAVAKGEAFLLQGGDCAESFDAVGAEHIRAKLKTLLQMGAVLTYAASVPVVKVGRIAGQYSKPRSKGTETRDGVTLPTYRGDSVNGFDFDEASRIPDPERLKRMYNASASTLNLVRAFTTGGYADLRQVHAWNQDFVKSSPSGQRYEQLAREIDNALNFMRACGTDPAEFQTVEFYSSHEALLLDYESALTRVDSRTGRLYDVSAHMVWIGERTRQLDGAHIEFASQIRNPIGIKLGPTTTAEEALQYIERLDPDREPGRLTFIVRMGADKVRDKLPELVEKVTASGATVAWITDPMHGNTYEAASGHKTRRFDDVLDEVKGFFEVHKELGTHPGGIHVELTGDDVTECVGGGDEIFVDDLHHRYETACDPRLNRSQSLDLAFLVAEMYRDQ, encoded by the coding sequence GTCGTATCCGCCGCTCGTCTTCGCGGGCGAGTGCGACCAGCTGCGCGCCCGGATGGCGGCCGTCGCCAAGGGAGAGGCGTTCCTCCTCCAGGGCGGCGACTGCGCCGAGTCCTTCGACGCCGTGGGCGCCGAGCACATCCGCGCCAAGCTGAAGACCCTCCTCCAGATGGGCGCCGTCCTCACGTACGCGGCCTCCGTGCCGGTCGTGAAGGTCGGCCGGATCGCCGGCCAGTACTCGAAGCCGCGCTCCAAGGGCACCGAGACCCGTGACGGCGTGACCCTGCCGACGTACCGCGGTGACTCGGTCAACGGCTTCGACTTCGACGAGGCGTCCCGGATCCCGGACCCCGAGCGGCTGAAGCGGATGTACAACGCGTCCGCCTCCACGCTCAACCTGGTCCGCGCCTTCACCACCGGCGGCTACGCCGACCTGCGCCAGGTGCACGCCTGGAACCAGGACTTCGTGAAGTCGTCCCCGTCCGGCCAGCGGTACGAGCAGCTGGCCCGCGAGATCGACAACGCGCTGAACTTCATGCGTGCCTGCGGGACGGACCCGGCCGAGTTCCAGACGGTCGAGTTCTACTCCTCGCACGAGGCGCTGCTGCTGGACTACGAGTCGGCGCTGACCCGCGTCGACTCCCGCACCGGACGGCTGTACGACGTCTCGGCGCACATGGTGTGGATCGGTGAGCGCACCCGGCAGCTGGACGGCGCGCACATCGAGTTCGCCTCCCAGATCCGCAACCCGATCGGCATCAAGCTCGGCCCGACGACGACGGCCGAGGAGGCGCTGCAGTACATCGAGCGTCTCGACCCGGACCGTGAGCCGGGCCGGCTGACCTTCATCGTCCGTATGGGCGCCGACAAGGTCCGCGACAAGCTGCCCGAGCTGGTCGAGAAGGTCACCGCCTCGGGCGCGACCGTCGCCTGGATCACCGACCCGATGCACGGCAACACCTACGAGGCGGCCTCCGGTCACAAGACCCGCCGCTTCGACGACGTGCTCGACGAGGTCAAGGGCTTCTTCGAGGTCCACAAGGAGCTGGGTACGCACCCCGGCGGTATCCATGTGGAGCTGACGGGCGACGACGTCACCGAGTGCGTGGGCGGCGGCGACGAGATCTTCGTCGACGACCTGCACCACCGCTACGAGACGGCCTGCGACCCCCGGCTGAACCGCAGCCAGTCGCTCGACCTGGCGTTCCTCGTCGCGGAGATGTACCGGGACCAGTAG